The Syngnathus scovelli strain Florida chromosome 17, RoL_Ssco_1.2, whole genome shotgun sequence sequence TCTAAGCTCTCCAGCTGAGGGAGAGAGCAGACATCTTCTAAGACGGCGTCGTTCAGGTCGGTGCCGGCGAGGCTGAGCATCCGCAGGCCTTTCAGGGAGCGGAGGTTATTGCCGCTGTCCGCCAGTGCGGCCCAGTCGAGACAGAGCCCGTTCAGGGACAGTTTCCAAAGGCTGGATCGACACTTCGGGTTGGACGCCAAGTCGGAGATGATTTGAGCGCCGCTGATGTCGCCTCGGGCCCAGGACGCATCCACTTCTCGAAGCCGGTGAGGGCAGACAGCCAGTCGGAAGGCTTCTGCCGACACCAGACAGCGGCGCAGGCAGGCTCGGCTCAAACGCAGCTCTTTGTGCTGACGAAAAATCCCAATGGTTTTGTCATTCACTATTCCTAGGGAAGCAAAACAATGTTCACAATCTATATCTTGGGTGTCAAATTGGGGATTTAAAGGCGTTcgagaagagaaaaaaattgcACAAGAACCTTCGGAGGACATCTTGTGCAGTAGCTGGTCAGCTATCTCCCGAGGGAGGACCGAGGCTGAGGACAGCAGCAGAGAGCCGTCTGCTCGCTCACTGCACAGCCGCTCCAGGTTGAGGCACACCTGATCCAAGCACAGGTCGCACAGCGTCTCGGGGCATTCCCACTCCTAGGGCACATCACCCGGCCAAAGCCGTGCGTCACACATGTATGCACCAGAAAAACGCCCACCAAGGAAGATTTTCAAGAAGGCAGACGTGCGGTGCCTATACTTAATTCTATCCCCAAGACCCGAGTGGCGCAGTAAAGCTCACTTAAATCACATAATTGCAAGTCTGCAAGTCCAAATGGACGTTAACAAATGTTGCCGCTGCTGACACCACCAATTTCAAACAACTCACCATGCTGCAGGAGTAAACAATCCGCACGAGATTGCAAAACAACCAAGCGCTAATAGTCAAGCACGCTATTTGCGTTTATTTACAGCCACAGGCGTCACTGGGAGCCAAGAAGAACGTAGTATGTAACGGAGAAAAGTTGCCAAGTAGAAATGGCGACGCGTCTGATCAGTTAGCCGCTTGCCGTGACGTCACCCAGAGAGCGTCTCGGCAATTTTGCGCTAGTTTTAGCACTCGGACACAATTCTTCCGTCCCCTGCATAAGCACGCTATTAACCGTGATTATTCAAATTGAACAAAAAAGTATTTGGCAAGTTGCATTTCGAATCTCATTTAAAAGTGGGTTCAAATTAGAACGTATATACATAATGACAAATGTATCAAATATAGCgtcactattttattttattttattttatcatacAGTAATGTTTGTCCTATGCATGTGGTCAAACGTAAACATAAACACACGCACATGTTTGCGTTTGCTTTACAGCAACATTTCAACATGCGGAGATTGCTCTCAATCATAAACAAACATCCCCTTTGTGGGTCACGCCCTCACGGCCACACTCCATGCAGTCACAGCACActacataaataaaaacatcctGCCGTGAACCTCGTAAGCAAAGCTGTCCTCCCACATGCTTAAATCCGTCTCTCCACGCATCAAAGCCTGAGAGCGATCGCCCTTCACGTTTCCAAACATTTTCGGGCCTTCTTCTTGACCGCACCCCGCCACTCCATGTCTTCGTGAGTACATAAACACAGCTGCCAATTGCATTTTGGGCCGCCACAGGATGCGCTCACATGGCATTTATGgaggagaacaaatccaaaacagACCTCTGATGTGCGTCCTCCAGCTACCGGACTGTCGACATTGGGTCTGTTTGGAATCATGCAAAAAGGAAGGCGGGGGAAGGAGATGATGCACAGCCATGCAAATCTGGTGTCTTTTCACAGATAGCCCATACAAGTTTTTATTCACCTTTTTCGAACTATGGGAactctatttttctttttttttttaaatgggggaGTGGCTCCTGCTTTCCAAAACTTAACATAACATCAGTGCAAGAAGGCAGGGCCAGGCCTCCTCTTTCCTGCGACGACTGAGGAAAGCAAAGCATCAGCCTCCCTCTTTCTTCACATGGACCACCCTCTAGTGTTCCCCTACCGGGCCGGGTGGACTACGAGCGGGCCGTCATTCCCGATGAGAGCAAAGACTGAGGGAGCGTGAGGAGAGCGTGGAGGCGATGGCAACTCAACGCAGCTAAGACGCACGCTCGCATTCTTCCACCGCTGACAACCAAGACAGGTCAGAGGTCATTCTTCAAAGTTTGGTGAAAGCGATGAAAATATTTCATCTACGCATGAAGTAAGTCATTCAAAAGTTCGGAGCCGCTCCGGTCTTTATATTTATTTGGACATTCTTTCTgcatgcctcctcctcctcttaaaCAGTATGTACAAAGCTCATATGTCACCCCTCAGGGTGACTCTGATTAAATCCGTCTGttgcgaaaaaaaaacaaaagtgtggTCTAATTGACACAGCCAATAACCTCAAGACAGCCTGATGTGAAAAACAGAAATCTGCAGAAAGGAACAATCGGTGCCATATGTTTGCTGGAAGTGACTCAGGCTCCTCAACATCCGCCCGACGCCGCGCTCGATGGACTCAGCCGGTGATCAGGAGATGCAAGCTCTGTCAAGTTTGGCATGTTTATTCACAAGGGCCAGCGAAAAGGAAAGCAGCTGGCTCCGGGACGGCCCGGCCTGTGCTCCGTAGGTGAGGGAGTTCGGAACGGTTGCAGAAAAACAGGGAAATTTACCCAAGTGACAGCACCGAGGCCATTTTCCATCTTTGGCTAGGCAGACAGATTATTGTTTAGCCCATGTGACAGCCTCGGGGAGTGCGGGAGACACTTTCCCTCTGTGACGATTGTGAGTGAAACCACACGCAAAAAGTTGACATGAAGGAGAGCGTATTTTTCCAATGACGTTGACAAAAGAGTATTATTCTGCCTGAGCAGCACTTTGAGCTTGGCTTTGGGATCTCTCCCAtgaagtgcgtgcgtgcggtacAGACTCATCAGGAGCAACATGCATCAAGAGGTGACCGCAGGAATGCGTCCGTCCGTCTGCGTCTCGAGCTCATTTATTTCTCCCTTGTTGGCATTTGTTACAACTCCTTGCTTTGCTTGTTTGGATGAGCTCCACTGGGAAAGAAGTCGTGCGGCCTTTATGCGAGGGTTAAAAGAGGCCATGCTGGCTCCAAAGAATGAACCCAACCTCGGCTAGAAGTAAATGCACGGCTACCCAGCTAGGAAAATAACTTTTGGGTGATTTATCACGTTGGCCACGTCGAAAGCAGACGGCCTTCTGGATGGATGCGGCTCAAAGCTGGCGGCCCATTAGGACTACTTTCAGAGCCAAGCCTGCTTATTAAAGGAGGGGAACATCTTTAAATGTCAGCCGCTTCTTCTCCATTTGATAGCCCGTCAAAAGCAATAAGAAGCAAAGTACACACGTACGCCGTGTGCTCCTGCCAAACGTTGACTCAATAACGCTCATAAATCAGTCATTCCGGAACAGCCCGACCCGATGCTGAAAACCATCCATTTCCTCTCTTTCTTCGTAAACGTATTCCCTCCGTAAGAGATTGACTTTTATTTTCCGCTAGCGTGCCAATTGTCATTACGCAGGTGAGCCGAGCCGGATGGGCTGACGTCTTAAAAATAGATCCCGGCGTTCGCGCACACCCGGACACCTGATACGGCGAGGGCTATAATTAAAGAGAAGCCGCAAGCAAATGCATAGAAAATATGATTCTTGAGCATTTCCAGGGGAATTTCGACCGCAAGTGAACCATTGGCGCTTTTTGAGTCCTCAAACTGAAGTCGTTCCCATATTGAGCTGGAAATTGACTTTACAGTTGGTTCATACATTTTATTTGCGTAAACAGGACGACCATGAGTGATTAACTGCAACATGTTGGCGAGCGTAAAAGAAACGTAtgatccccacacacacacacttttatatTAAAGTGGAAAACAACTGGCTGTGTATCGCTAAGTCGCTAATGAGTAGCGTTTGGAAAGTGCCCAGCTGGTTTAGGAAAatctaaggctttttttttttgttaagaaTCAGCCCGACTCACCAAATTGAAGCAAATAATTGGTTCGCTTTGTTATCAAATGTCATAAGGGTGGCATTTCCTCCCAATAAAAACTCTCAGCAAAATGTTCTGTACCTTTCTTCATCTTGACAGAAATCTTTGAGCCTGCCGAGAAGTCAAGAGCGAAAGAATGGGACCTGGAACGTGGAGCTTGTTGACTTTGTTTGGTCTGTCTCTGTGGAGCAACAGCCAAGCCATGATCACCAACCCCATCCTCTCGCGGGCGCCAAGAGCTGCAGGTTCCAACGGAGAAGACGGCAGGTGCTCCTACACCTTCCTGGTTCCCGAGGAGAAGATCACGGGCCCCATTTGCGCGGCCAGAGGTCCGGTCCCGGACAAAGACAGAGTGACTCGCCTGGACGTGGCCGCCGTGCACGACGTTCTGTCGAAGCAAAGGCGGGAGATGGAGACTCTGAAACTGGTGGTGGATGTGGACGGCAACCTGGTAAATGAGATGAAGCTGCTGAGGAAAGAGAGCAGGAACATGAATTCCAGGGTGACCCAGCTCTATATGCAGCTGCTGCACGAAATCATCAGGAAGAGGGACAACTCACTGGAGCTGGCTCAGTTGGAGACACGCATCCTGAACGCCACCGCCGAGTCGCTGCGGCTCTCCTCGCGTTACAAGGAGCTGGAGGCCAAATACGCCGCCCTCTCGGCCACCGTCAACAACCAGTCGGCCATGATCGGGGCTCTGGAAGAAAGTTGCATGAAGATGGAGGACCGCAGACAAGAGCCGCCGCCGCTCGGCCCGCCCATGGTACACGTGGTGCCTGAGAACATTCCAGTCAACGTCCCGCGTTTCACCAACGAGATCCGAGGCGATAACAGCGGAAGCTTTGCCCGCGAAAGGGGATCTCGATCCGGGCCGTCACCCACCGGTGGCACCCTGGAAGTCCAGAAACACCCGCAAACAAACTTCAGCGCTGAAGGTGAGTTGGTACACGAGGCAGTGCGTCTCTCCAAAAAGATGGGGGGGAATACGATGGAGGACGGTGGAACCGTTTGATTCGATTCTGGGATTACGATTCGATTCTTAGTTTGAGATCTGATTCAAGTTCTTTTTTCCAAGCATGATTTCCATTTCTATGGATGTATTCATTCATTAGGTGAACATTCACCACTTTGCAGGTCAGCCGTAACAAAACGACACACACAGTCACTTTGAGTCGGTCTGCAGGTGGTCCCACGGGCGGGTGACCTCGTTTCCAAAGGTTAAAGATCTGCAAATTCAGCTGCGGTCGTCCGACTCCTCGCTTGAGCGTAAATGCCCGTGTGGAAACAAaaacgctggctggctggctggctggctgtcatGCCTGAAGTGAGGCCGGGGACTTaaagcaaagcaaagaaaaTCTTACCGGCTCCATTTTGCTCATCAACAGAAATTCCTTGCACATTTAGCTCAGCCTCACCCAAGAATAATAAAGTGTGTAAGGTTTCTGTATGTGGAAACGAGACTGTTCCATTGCTTCGCAGACGCGAACCAAAGCCAGACTGCCATGATAGGCTCAAACCACTAAGTGCCTTTGGGGTACCAAATCCAGTGCTTAATATTTCATAAACGCCGTTATGAGGAGAAGTCTTCGCTATTGTATCATGCATACCTGATGACTGTACCTCGCGTGATTGGAATTGAAAATGGCAAGCTTGATGAAATTATTGAAAATTAAAAGAGTGACCTAATTCGCGCCCCTTTTCTCAAACTCTTTCAAGTTGTTAGTTTTCTCgctttttttattcttaaatgaaacgtcattaaaaaaagaaaagaaaaaacaccctCCTCATCTAGTGTTGCAGCTGCAAATTTGGAATGAACATTTCCGGAAGTCGTCCGAGTAATCAAAAGTTATCTCTAAACGAGAGAAAATCCCAAACATAAACAATACAGTATCTTTTCATAGCTGCTGGAACTAagcagatgaaaacaaaaaaaaactcggcCTACTTCACAGAAGTCTAAGATCACATGTCGTCTATGTTTCTCTAACAGATTAGTCTCGTGTTTCAGTCTGTTACACTGCCAGTGAGGAAATGGAAGACGGTTGCTTCTTCTGGAAGCCAGTAGATGTAGCCAATTTAATGGAATTGATCTCACATACTTATCACGATAGACTGACTGTTCCCCAATTGATCCGCTGTGAATATCGTGACAGTTGATCCCGCACTTAGCCGCGTGTCAGGCCAAGCCATCTAGCTAGCCTattttgatgatattattgAGCATTTGGAGTTGTTCTTGCCCTCCAGGTCCATTCAGAGACTGTCTGGAGGCTCAAGAGGCCGGCCACGTGACCAGCGGCATGTATCTGATCAAACCTGACGAAGCAGACAAGTCCCTGCAAGTCTGGTGTGAGCAGGACATGGACAACGGCGGCTGGACTGTGATTCTGAGCAGGAAAGACGGCTCTGTTAACTTCTTCAGGAACTGGGAAAATTACAAGGTGATTACACTGACGCTGTTTGGGGTTTCCTCAACTTCAGACTGCTTGAGCCAGAGATAACAGTGTTGCCTTTATGGGGCCCGCAGGAACCTCGTGGGCGGACCATTTCCTATAGGTCAGAGCGCTTGTGTTTTCATTGTAAAAATATATAACGCCACGTCAGCAGTGTTATTCATCCCAGGCTTTTgagtttgagatttttttttccatgatgaaacattggctggctggctcggtGGAAAGCTATGTTCCACCGCTCAGTCAAAACCGCTACTATCAAGCGGTCGGTGCCTTCCTGGATGGATGGCTGCTTGGCGTAGTGAGCACACATGGGTTTTTTCATCATCAAAGATCTGTGAGGAAAAGGTGGAGTAGATCACCCCTGCAAGGAAGCCAGTGTTTCATTCCAATTGCTCTCTTTTTGACACCGATTTGCCTCTGTGCTCTCCCGCAAAGCCACAAGGGGAGGGAAGGGCTCACGTCGTTCATCAAACGCTGGCGTACTTAACTCACGCAGAGTCCCAAACCTCAAACATCCTTTCTGAGTAAAGTGTTATGGAGGCACGTAGCCAGATTGTGATTGACGAGCTCCGTGGTAGTAGCATTCAGAGAACTGGTGGCTATTTGCCAATAGGAATTGATTTCATTCATCTTCTGCATGCACAAGTAGTAATAGAAAGGAGTTCCTGTGCCACAAAGATTTTTGCGGGAGTCATTTTTGGTTGTAATCTTCCTGTCTGTCGCTCAGAGCGGGTTTGGCAACACAGACGGCGAGTACTGGCTGGGCCTGGAAGGCATTTACAAGCTGGGCCGTCAGGGCGACTACAAGCTGCAGGTGGAGTTGGAAGACTGGATGGATaaaaaagtgtacgctcagtacaGCAGCTTCCACCTGGAGCCTGAGAGCGAGGGCTACCGTCTGAGGTTGGGCACATACCGAGGCAACGCCGGCGACTCCCTCAGCAGCCACAACGGCAAACAGTTCACTACTCTGGATCGAGACAAGGACGCCTTCTCAGGTACGCTAGCTGTTGTTTGGCTAACAAAGGATCATTtctaaaagccaacttctactcGCAGGCAACTGTGCACATTTCCACAAAGGCGGCTGGTGGTACAACGCCTGCGGCCAAGCCAATCTTAACGGCGTGTGGTACAGCGGAGGAGTCTACAGAAGCAAATTCCAGGACGGGATCTTCTGGGCTGACTACGGTGGAGGCTTCTACTCCATGAAGTCCGTGCGCCTGATGATTCGGCCCATAGATGCGTGATGAGGCACTGACTCCGCTCACTAAATTTCAAGCCCGTTTAAAAGTGTGACGTCATAAGTCCAGGAGGGCTCAACCACAACATCGGTTGCAGGACGTcactcttcttcttttttttttttatatcggaCTGCTTTGTTTATATGTATATGCATATCACTATGTTTACTATCGTTACTTTAACCAATCGtgatctctctctatatatatggaGGAACTGCTGGTGCAGTTGAATCAATGTTACGCAAGAAGTTTCATTCGACAACCTTTGCTCGCCCGCTACATCCAAACAGCAGCTGCAAGGATTAAAATCTTGACACTGCTCTTCCTACCTCACCGCCAATATAAACATCTGAAGGAAACACACTTTGTTGCTATTTAACTTGTGCTATCGTTCCTGGGAACTGGAAAAtcgagttttattttgactcgcCCCATCTGAAATCAAAGCCTTTCGTTTTCTCTTCATATGACTTTATATGAAATGTTAGATCCTCTAATTTATATGTGAGTGAAAAAGGGCAAAGCATCATTTTGTGAGCCTTCTTACATGTATGGACTTATCTTGCTGGTTTTACTCTTTCAACCTTTGATTTTGGAGTAGCAACAAAGGAATTTTGCAAAGTTTGAAGAGTTATGGACACTTAATTAGACAAACAATACGAAACACATTCCGCGAGGTCAGACATGATGGAGTGCGAAAAAAAAGCCGTCCAGATTTCCACGTTGGGGAAATCGCTGGCTTCCCTTTTAAATACACAGACATTTACATTCTTTCCACACAAAAGTGCTCGAGCCGTTTCTTCTCGTCACGGGTCGTTATGCACGCTGAGCCAAGTGGAGTTTGCGTCCTTCGAGTGTTTGAAGGACAAGCGGCCTTTGGTCCCTCAACTGAAAATAGGCTGCGTCCTCGTTCTCTTCGGCTGTTTCGCGCCCAAAACTTTACAGGGGTCCAGTCAAGTCGTTCTGTCCTATTTAGAGCCAATTGAATGATCTGCCATTGACTAAGGCGCATGCAGAGTTCAAACGTTTTATTCATTCTTTGGTGAGACTGCACCCAAATTCCGAGCTTATCTTGCGGATGCGAATGGTGCAGATAAATGGGCGCATTAaatccagtggaagaaacagattGTCTTCATGGAAAGAAAGTTGTCAGACTGGAACATTCTGTACTTCATTCGATTGAAACGAGGAGTTGGGTTCAACGTTCATGGTTGTCTGATCATTGTTGTTGCTGGAAGACACGGATATGAGTCACAACAACATTTCGTTCAGAGTGTGAACACATTTTTGCGGATAAGTGGAAAAGAGCAATTCATCGGTTTGTGGAGGACGCATAACCACAATAATTTATGACCAAGTATTCGTCACAccattgtttgtgtgttttccgATCGCTGAGTGTTTTCACCATCTTGTGCATATTAGTGCCAAatcatgaggttttttttttttttttttgggagggggggttaGGTGCATCATATGGATGGAGATGACAAAAGTGGCAAAAAAGAAAGATAAAATGTGTCTATCCGTATATGATTTGAGATAATAAAGAACATTGTGTAATTTCTTTAGTTCCATGAAGCGAAAGGTCTTGTTTGTTTTGAGAAGCATTATGGCATCTAAAATCACGTGGAAGGAACTCTTTCCCTTTTCCAAATTTGGTATTAATTAACCCCCTTGTGGATATTAAAGGCCCTTCCAATGTAACAATTTTGCCCCAGTGACCTTTGGCCCCTCAAATGCTTATAATTTGTGTCATCAACAGACAGGATGTGAAGCTGTTTTCACTAAAAATAAGCACCGCGACTAATTTATGCCCGCAGTCAAGCAGTTAAAGCACCCAAGAATGTCCGTACTTTTGATTTAAAGCCGAACAGACGCTTGTTTAAAATGGATAATCATTTGAAAGGATCTGGGAAGGCTCAGTCTGCCACAGATTGATGCACTTTCCACTCTGAGTTTATTCAAGTGATTTTCCGTGTTGCTGTGAAACGCCGCGGCATGTGCTGAGCCTGTGAAAATTGGACTCATTTAACGTGGCTTTGTGGAATTGGAGGCAAATGTTAACCGAGCAACCAACGCAGACCAGATCACACAAACAAAAGGAACACTGGAGACCTGAGAAGCGTGCCGCTTGAGTTTTAGGCGCATATTAAACACGTCCGCATTCCCTCGGTACACGACAGGACGTGCTGGTTTATTGTATTTCCTGACATGATCAAATAGTAAACTCGCAGAACACGTATAAAGTCAGCATTAGGACTCTGTTGGTCCAAAATAATGTGGCTTATGGGTACTGGAAATTCCATTCCACAATTTATGTGAGGGCTTATTGAAGGCCTCACAAGCACACATCACGTTGGCTGTCAACTGTTTATTCATCAGAAACCCGCAAGCCACTTGGGAGAGAAGCAAAAATAACCAAATAGCGTTTTCGTTTGGATTCGGATTAGTTTTCTGCTGTCCGCCTGGTTACTGGTTTTAATTCAATTTGGGGTTGTAATCAACATTTCCACCACAAGATGTCACACTGAACACAACATCTACTGGAAGCCAATGAAAGATGGGTGCGTGTGTCCATTGATTAGATATCTCTATTATTAGCCATATGCCCAATGTGAATAGAAGTGTGATACCTTGAGAGGGATGAGATGTCATTGCAACATGCAAGGTAATCCAATCCGACTTTgacgtttgtgtgcatgtgtttgtatgttatttgtttagctGGGATTCATTTCTTAAAATAGGAAATACCATATTTGTATAAGTGCGTGTCA is a genomic window containing:
- the LOC125984947 gene encoding angiopoietin-related protein 1, with translation MGPGTWSLLTLFGLSLWSNSQAMITNPILSRAPRAAGSNGEDGRCSYTFLVPEEKITGPICAARGPVPDKDRVTRLDVAAVHDVLSKQRREMETLKLVVDVDGNLVNEMKLLRKESRNMNSRVTQLYMQLLHEIIRKRDNSLELAQLETRILNATAESLRLSSRYKELEAKYAALSATVNNQSAMIGALEESCMKMEDRRQEPPPLGPPMVHVVPENIPVNVPRFTNEIRGDNSGSFARERGSRSGPSPTGGTLEVQKHPQTNFSAEGPFRDCLEAQEAGHVTSGMYLIKPDEADKSLQVWCEQDMDNGGWTVILSRKDGSVNFFRNWENYKSGFGNTDGEYWLGLEGIYKLGRQGDYKLQVELEDWMDKKVYAQYSSFHLEPESEGYRLRLGTYRGNAGDSLSSHNGKQFTTLDRDKDAFSGNCAHFHKGGWWYNACGQANLNGVWYSGGVYRSKFQDGIFWADYGGGFYSMKSVRLMIRPIDA